A single region of the Triticum dicoccoides isolate Atlit2015 ecotype Zavitan chromosome 2B, WEW_v2.0, whole genome shotgun sequence genome encodes:
- the LOC119368805 gene encoding probable E3 ubiquitin-protein ligase RNF144A-B, which produces MHVVPCACIRRSFTSCAHDFCSSCVSRRLQGRRGDGGKHFYCTKCMHVVPCACIRPSFTSCAHDFCSSCVARPTSQAQGLRRRAGKMPQHQPPVDMLLLTEGNGDSPVDGHGELFDCAICMETVPGALKFIINSCGHAFCSSCLAQYVAAKLDDNVCPIECPQPGCEGGTVEPESCHGIIPTDLLDKWGLLLCELAVGSKRIYCPYLECSALLLADGEAGAAAIAEAECPHCHRLFCARCAVPWHDGFGCDEFQKIGQDERGREDLSLRRLVGREGWQRCPKCQMFVEKSEGCNYIKCRCGYSFCYRCASELSAQNHYCNKCKR; this is translated from the exons ATGCATGTGGTGCCATGCGCATGTATACGGCGCAGCTTCACCTCGTGCGCCCATGACTTCTGCTCGAGCTGTGTTTCTCGTCGACTGCAAGGACGGCGCGGCGACGGCGGCAAGCACTTCTACTGCACCAAATGCATGCATGTCGTGCCATGTGCATGTATACGGCCCAGCTTCACCTCGTGCGCCCACGACTTCTGCTCCAGCTGTGTCGCTCGTCCAACTTCCCAAGCGCAAGGACTGCGCCGCCGAGCCGGAAAGATGCCACAGCATCAGCCCCCCGTGGACATGTTGCTGTTAACCGAGGGCAATGGAGATTCGCCGGTCGACGGCCACGGCGAGCTCTTCGACTGCGCCATCTGCATGGAGACGGTGCCCGGCGCCCTCAAGTTCATCATCAACTCGTGCGGCCACGCCTTCTGCTCCAGCTGCCTCGCCCAATACGTGGCCGCGAAGCTGGACGACAATGTCTGTCCCATCGAATGCCCGCAGCCAGGCTGCGAGGGCGGCACCGTCGAGCCGGAGAGCTGCCACGGCATCATCCCCACGGACCTCCTCGACAAGTGGGGTTTGCTGCTATGCGAGCTCGCGGTCGGCTCCAAGAGGATATACTGCCCGTACCTAGAGTGCTCGGCGCTCTTGCTCGCCGACGGCGAGGCTGGGGCGGCGGCCATCGCGGAGGCGGAGTGCCCGCACTGCCACCGGCTTTTCTGCGCCCGGTGCGCCGTACCGTGGCACGACGGCTTCGGGTGCGACGAGTTCCAGAAGATCGGGCAGGACGAGCGCGGCCGGGAGGACCTCTCGCTCCGGCGTCTCGTCGGCAGGGAGGGCTGGCAGCGGTGCCCCAAGTGCCAGATGTTCGTGGAGAAATCGGAAGGGTGCAATTACATCAAATGCAG GTGTGGATACAGCTTCTGCTACCGATGCGCATCCGAGTTGTCCGCGCAAAACCATTACTGCAACAAGTGCAAGCGCTAA
- the LOC119366288 gene encoding geraniol 8-hydroxylase-like: protein MVGVVALVPWLAWLVVAFLSFYLLNLLAHARSGLPPGPRPLPLIGSLHLLGDKPHRSLAHLAKIHGPLMSIRLGAVTTVVVSSPAMAREFLHKHDSVLATRSVPDATGKHAAGSVPWLPPAPRWRALRKIMATELFAPHRLDALHHLRSDKVRELTDHVARLAREGTAVNIGRVAFTTSLNLISRTIFSIDLTSLDDMSSSMEFQEVITAIMEGLGTPNLSDFFPVLAPADLQGMRRRLARLFARLHAVFDAEVDQRLHGRDAGQPRKNDFLDVLLDVAAREDGKDLLDRETLRSHFTDLFAAGSDTSSSTVEWAMTELLQNPSSMTKVCNELAQVIGAGRNIEEADIVRLPYLQAVIKETFRLHPPAPLLLPRQPETTVKIAGCTIPKGSRVFINVWAIGRDKDVWTEPEKFMPERFLGSAIDFRGVDFELLPFGAGRRICPGMALAIRMVHVMLASLLNQFKWNLPVELERDGIDMEDQFGLTLAKVVPLCIIATPI from the exons ATGGTGGGCGTGGTTGCGCTTGTGCCTTGGCTAGCATGGCTTGTCGTCGCTTTCCTCTCCTTCTATCTTCTTAACCTCCTCGCGCACGCGCGCTCCGGCCTCCCGCCGGGCCCCCGCCCACTGCCGCTCATCGGCAGCCTCCACCTTCTCGGTGACAAGCCGCACCGTTCCCTTGCCCACCTCGCCAAGATCCACGGCCCGCTCATGTCAATCCGCCTCGGCGCGGTCACCACTGTGGTCGTCTCCTCCCCCGCCATGGCCCGGGAGTTCCTGCATAAGCATGACTCTGTGCTCGCCACCCGGTCCGTGCCCGACGCCACCGGCAAGCACGCGGCGGGCTCCGTCCCCTGGCTTCCCCCGGCGCCCCGGTGGCGCGCGCTCCGCAAGATCATGGCCACGGAGCTCTTCGCGCCGCACCGGCTCGACGCGCTCCACCACCTCCGGAGCGACAAGGTGAGGGAGCTCACGGACCACGTCGCGCGGCTGGCGCGCGAGGGCACGGCGGTGAACATCGGACGCGTGGCCTTCACGACGAGCCTGAACCTTATCTCCCGCACCATCTTCTCCATCGACCTCACCAGCCTCGACGACATGAGCAGTTCCATGGAGTTCCAAGAGGTGATCACCGCCATCATGGAAGGCCTGGGAAccccgaacttgtcggacttcttcccgGTGCTCGCGCCCGCCGACCTGCAGGGCATGCGCCGGCGGCTGGCGCGGCTGTTCGCGCGGCTGCACGCCGTGTTCGACGCCGAGGTGGACCAGAGGCTGCACGGCCGCGACGCCGGCCAGCCCAGGAAGAACGACTTCCTGGACGTGCTGCTCGACGTGGCGGCGCGTGAGGATGGCAAGGACCTGCTCGACCGTGAGACACTGCGCTCACACTTCACG GATTTGTTTGCTGCCGGTAGTGACACAAGCTCTAGCACAGTGGAATGGGCAATGACTGAGCTTCTGCAAAACCCATCATCAATGACTAAGGTTTGCAACGAGCTTGCGCAAGTTATCGGCGCAGGAAGAAACATTGAAGAAGCTGATATTGTTCGGTTGCCCTATCTCCAAGCTGTCATAAAAGAGACTTTTCGACTCCACCCTCCtgcaccactcttgttgccacgccAACCAGAGACGACGGTCAAAATAGCAGGTTGCACAATACCTAAAGGTTCACGCGTGTTCATAAATGTATGGGCGATAGGTCGGGATAAAGATGTATGGACTGAACCTGAGAAGTTTATGCCAGAGCGGTTCTTGGGTTCAGCAATTGACTTTAGGGGTGTTGActttgagctccttccatttggtGCGGGGCGTCGGATCTGCCCTGGAATGGCATTGGCAATTAGGATGGTGCATGTGATGCTTGCTTCATTATTAAATCAGTTTAAGTGGAATCTCCCCGTTGAGCTGGAACGGGATGGAATTGATATGGAAGATCAGTTTGGCCTGACGCTAGCGAAGGTCGTGCCCCTTTGTATTATAGCAACACCCATTTGA